The following coding sequences are from one Candidatus Dependentiae bacterium window:
- the xerA gene encoding site-specific tyrosine recombinase/integron integrase, translating to MKIEQFKEHVREFITYLEVERNLSDNTLRAYSSDLKQFLHFWQELPKDEQTVLGIRLVIERYLVHLFYKKIDKPSIARKFSCFKSLERFLHTLGIELNLKLTRPRLDKKLPIYLSVDEVFHLLDKVDDTDLPSKFPLRDKTIFELLYATGIRCSELIGITFADVNMDEKTIRIFGKGRRERVVLFGQKAKDRIISYITNERMPGKSQRDYLFVNYRGGQLTSRSIQRIFEMFRKFLQLERHITPHKIRHSFATHLLNMGADLRVVQELLGHKTLSSTEKYTHVSLQDLTRMCDEKHPMRSNKTTEKK from the coding sequence ATGAAGATTGAACAGTTCAAAGAACATGTACGAGAATTTATAACCTATCTTGAAGTAGAACGTAATTTATCGGACAATACTCTACGCGCCTATAGTAGTGATCTAAAACAGTTTTTACATTTTTGGCAAGAATTACCAAAAGATGAACAAACGGTACTGGGCATTCGACTCGTAATTGAACGGTATTTAGTACATCTATTTTATAAAAAAATTGATAAACCATCGATAGCACGTAAATTTTCCTGCTTTAAATCACTTGAACGCTTTTTGCACACCTTAGGTATCGAACTCAATTTAAAACTTACACGACCCCGTTTAGATAAAAAACTACCGATATATTTAAGTGTTGACGAAGTATTTCATCTCCTTGATAAAGTTGACGATACCGATTTGCCCTCAAAATTTCCTTTACGTGATAAAACTATTTTTGAACTGTTATATGCAACAGGCATTCGTTGTTCTGAACTGATCGGCATAACTTTTGCCGATGTTAACATGGATGAAAAAACAATTCGTATTTTTGGGAAAGGAAGACGAGAACGTGTCGTACTCTTTGGTCAAAAAGCAAAAGATCGCATCATTTCTTATATCACCAACGAACGAATGCCAGGAAAAAGTCAACGCGATTATCTTTTTGTTAATTATCGTGGAGGACAATTAACAAGCCGCTCTATCCAGCGCATTTTTGAGATGTTCCGTAAATTTTTACAACTTGAACGTCATATCACGCCGCACAAAATTCGTCATTCATTTGCAACTCACCTGCTCAATATGGGCGCAGATTTACGCGTGGTGCAAGAGCTTCTTGGACACAAAACACTTTCAAGCACTGAAAAGTACACTCATGTTTCACTGCAAGATTTAACCCGTATGTGTGATGAAAAACATCCCATGCGATCTAATAAAACAACCGAAAAAAAATAA
- a CDS encoding ferric reductase-like transmembrane domain-containing protein has protein sequence MQSVMVESIIPIESARKRRITSYVVFFGSLICTAVLWLATLNDYTFIWDDPFLFFSKLTVLPGIIAMCWTFILATRARLLEYMLGGLEHMYHLHKYVGITAFCLINAHVIFQVMRKLPYWQEIVTLFSPASGWGTFAGVCAFFLFIILMTLTLSIRIPYHIWKRSHELFIIVLALSFLHIFLLNRHINSSLLLSIWVYTFMGIAFLSYIYIRFLYFYIGPKHICRVTKIERMRKTWNIYLEPAKKISYFPGQFAYVSFDNDLLGKELHPYSFSSHPSQDFIRFSIKELGDYTKEISYLHVGDQATVWGPYGKFYEKYVFDTKRDAVFIAGGIGITPFLSMCGYEALNPTDRKTYIYYCVKEASRADFDTEIEGYAEKNPNIKLITHCTTSRGFLRMEELKELPGGLTNKNFFICGPSAMMFAFAKQLRALGVKNRNIIMEQFDLLN, from the coding sequence ATGCAATCGGTTATGGTGGAATCTATAATACCTATAGAAAGTGCAAGAAAAAGAAGAATTACGAGTTATGTTGTTTTTTTTGGTTCGCTTATATGTACTGCAGTACTTTGGTTAGCAACTCTAAACGACTATACATTTATATGGGATGATCCATTTTTATTTTTTTCAAAATTAACCGTTTTGCCCGGTATAATCGCTATGTGTTGGACATTTATTTTGGCAACCCGTGCTCGGTTACTTGAATATATGCTTGGAGGTCTTGAGCATATGTATCACTTACATAAGTATGTAGGTATAACAGCTTTTTGTTTAATTAATGCTCATGTTATTTTTCAAGTTATGCGTAAACTACCCTATTGGCAAGAAATTGTTACTCTTTTTTCTCCAGCCTCCGGATGGGGGACATTTGCAGGTGTTTGTGCTTTTTTTCTTTTTATTATTTTGATGACCTTGACGTTGTCAATACGCATTCCATATCACATTTGGAAGCGATCACATGAACTCTTTATTATTGTTTTGGCGCTTAGCTTTTTGCATATTTTTTTACTCAATAGACATATAAATAGCTCTTTGTTGTTGAGCATATGGGTTTATACTTTTATGGGGATAGCGTTTTTGTCATATATATATATTCGTTTTTTGTATTTTTATATTGGGCCAAAACATATCTGTAGAGTTACAAAAATTGAACGAATGCGTAAAACCTGGAATATTTATCTTGAACCGGCAAAAAAGATTTCCTACTTTCCCGGGCAGTTCGCTTATGTTTCATTTGACAATGATTTATTGGGTAAAGAGTTGCATCCCTATTCTTTTTCATCACATCCGTCACAAGATTTTATACGGTTTTCAATTAAAGAGTTAGGGGATTATACCAAAGAAATATCTTACCTACATGTGGGAGATCAAGCGACTGTTTGGGGTCCCTATGGAAAATTTTATGAAAAATATGTATTTGACACAAAGCGAGATGCTGTATTTATAGCAGGAGGTATAGGTATTACGCCATTTTTAAGTATGTGCGGTTATGAAGCTTTAAATCCAACAGATCGAAAAACATATATATATTATTGTGTTAAAGAAGCATCACGTGCAGATTTTGATACAGAGATTGAAGGGTATGCTGAAAAAAATCCAAATATTAAGCTTATCACTCATTGTACAACAAGTCGTGGTTTCTTGCGCATGGAAGAGCTAAAAGAGTTACCGGGAGGGCTAACAAACAAAAACTTTTTTATTTGTGGACCATCTGCTATGATGTTTGCATTTGCAAAACAATTGCGTGCATTGGGTGTGAAGAATCGCAACATTATTATGGAGCAATTTGATTTACTCAATTGA